One window of Pyrus communis chromosome 12, drPyrComm1.1, whole genome shotgun sequence genomic DNA carries:
- the LOC137711142 gene encoding kinesin-like protein KIN-14J codes for MNTQLESHKDANGGSKSHIDEREGFENLNGTSTANAEPVENFGSTIEDNQILSLVEWLNFIVPYLRLPLDASEEELRACLVDGTVLCRILNKLCPGSVEMGGSSDPGFANVKRFLAAVDELGFPRFDLIDLEQGSLVPVLQCLGALKSSFDFGFWGENSKHLTRTESDLLGVESLEGIDRSQGDISTFGQQSTQNRQDTQGNSSDSTSQVTDPSADLVHHIGQQLKQGSFVDFSDAKILESVKSSSLDNASTRALFNVGNKILDDSIDRNNGDVPHCVAYLLRKVMQVIEQRFANQAVNLRIQNNIYKAREEKFLLKIKVLETLASGTTEENEVVLKQLQNIKLEKFDIEEQKKLEEEDAVRLKEEKYHRDSEISTLKQELELATSRHESYCQKLEANAKEAKLQLERKLKELESILTDSKHNQKELEASLENESGRWKNKERTYQSFVTYQSGVLQELSGALESTRHEILKTKRSYSEDFNYLGLKLKGLTDAAEKYHAVLDENRKLYNEVQDLKGNIRVYCRIRPFLPGQSQKQTTIEYVGENGDLVIANPSKQGKDSRRLFKFNKVFGPAATQEDVFLDTQPLIRSVLDGYNVCIFAYGQTGSGKTYTMTGPSVSSTDDWGVNYRALNDLFQISQSREHSIAYEVGVQMVEIYNEQVRDLLSSEGPQKRLGIWNTTQPNGLAVPDASMHPVNSTADVLKLMNIGLMNRAVGATALNERSSRSHSVLTVHVRGVDLKSDTSMRGSLHLVDLAGSERVDRSEATGDRLREAQHINKSLSALGDVIFALAQKSSHVPYRNSKLTQVLQSSLGGQAKTLMFVQLNPDVQSFAETTSTLKFAERVSGVELGAARSNKEGRYVRELMEQVASFRDTIAKKDEEIERLLKVNSNGLPRGMSSLRFASSSPRRHSIGSPRLSQKSPRRRRSGYYSDKRSEVSSQLSIDDLRNRREDFPQSKNGGSSQSMDDFRHHKEHTKHEGEANHSEDSSPLSADDFKDTKEHSLRSYHGGETKSPEAGSDKSLDDFRNHNGHSTQPKYGGRGKHSDGSSEQSIDDFRRHKEHSTQQKHGDESSQKIIEDFELLGFGEEDSGERLSDISDGGLSMGTETEGSMASFMEFSFFPDVTKPTENTNAGNTEVTKTQAENARGEKTPSQRTVRFAPSKLPKPSPKLAETKATRMSVIRSSSKALPSPRKSTAGSSSSVRSSKRWN; via the exons ATGAACACTCAGTTAGAGTCACACAAAGATGCGAATGGGGGGTCAAAGTCACACATAGATGAAAGGGAGgggtttgaaaatttaaatgggACTTCAACTGCAAATGCTGAACCAGTGGAAAATTTCGGCAGCACAATTGAAG ACAACCAGATATTATCGCTGGTTGAGTGGTTGAATTTTATTGTTCCTTATTTAAGATTGCCATTGGATGCTTCCGAGGAGGAACTCAGAGCCTGCTTGGTTGATGGCACTGTTTTATGCAGAATTTTAAATAAGTTGTGTCCTGGTTCAGTTGAAATG GGAGGGAGTTCGGACCCTGGTTTCGCAAATGTCAAGAGGTTTCTGGCAGCTGTGGATGAATTAGGATTCCCTCGCTTTGACCTAATAGACCTAGAGCAG GGTTCTCTTGTGCCAGTGTTGCAATGCCTTGGTGCACTTAAATcttcttttgattttggtttttggggAGAAAACAGTAAACACCTAACAAGGACAGAAAGTGATTTGTTGGGGGTAGAATCTTTAGAGGGAATTGATCGTTCCCAAGGGGATATCTCAACATTTGGACAACAATCTACTCAAAATAGACAAGATACTCAAGGAAATTCAAGTGACTCAACATCTCAAGTGACAG ATCCATCAGCTGATTTAGTACATCATATTGGACAGCAACTGAAGCAGGGGAGTTTTGTTGATTTCTCAGATGCGAAGATTTTGGAATCCGTCAAATCAAGCAGTTTAGAT AATGCATCTACTCGAGCACTTTTCAATGTTGGGAATAAGATTCTGGATGACAGTATCGACAGAAACAATGGTGATGTACCTCAT tgTGTAGCATATCTTCTAAGAAAAGTCATGCAAGTGATTGAACAGAGATTCGCAAATCAGGCAGTGAACTTGAGAATT CAAAACAACATATATAAGGCCCGTGAGGAGAAGTTTctattgaaaataaaagtacTTGAAACCCTTGCATCTGGGACTACCGAAGAAAATGAG GTTGTTCTGAAACAGCTTCAGAATATCAAG CTTGAGAAGTTTGATATAGAGGAGCAGAAAAAGCTTGAGGAGGAAGATGCGGTGCGATTAAAGGAAGAGAAGTATCACAGGGATTCAGAGATTTCAACACTGAAACAAGAACTAGAATTGGCCACAAGTCGACATGAAAGTTACTGCCAGAAGTTAGAGGCAAATGCAAAAGAAGCTAAACTTCAACTGGAAAGGAAGTTAAAAGAACTTGAGAGCATACTAACAGATTCAAAGCATAACCAGAAAGAACTAGAGGCATCTTTGGAAAATGAATCAGGGAGATGGAAAAATAAAGAACGCACTTATCAAAGTTTCGTAACTTACCAATCTGGAGTTTTGCAG GAATTAAGTGGCGCTTTGGAGTCCACTAGACATGAAATCTTGAAGACAAAAAGAAGTTACTCCGAAGATTTTAATTACTTGG GTTTGAAGCTTAAAGGACTGACAGATGCTGCTGAAAAGTATCATGCTGTTCTTGATGAAAATCGGAAATTGTATAATGAGGTTCAGGATTTGAAAG GTAATATTAGAGTGTACTGTCGAATAAGACCATTCCTTCCGGGTCAAAGCCAAAAGCAAACCACCATAGAATATGTTGGTGAAAATGGTGATCTAGTTATTGCAAATCCCTCTAAACAAGGAAAAGACAGTCGCAGGCTGTTTAAATTTAACAAAGTATTTGGTCCTGCAGCTACACAAG AGGACGTATTTTTAGACACCCAACCATTGATTCGTTCTGTCCTTGATGGATACAATGTTTGTATATTTGCCTATGGTCAAACTGGTTCAGGAAAGACATATACCATG ACTGGGCCTAGTGTATCATCGACAGATGACTGGGGTGTCAACTATCGAGCATTAAATGATCTTTTCCAAATATCTCAGAGCAGGGAACACTCCATAGCTTATGAAGTTGGTGTTCAAATGGTAGAGATATATAATGAACAAGTTCGTGATCTACTCTCAAGTGAGGGTCCCCAAAAAAG ACTTGGGATTTGGAATACTACCCAACCAAATGGGTTGGCTGTCCCTGATGCAAGCATGCATCCTGTTAATTCAACTGCAGATGTCCTAAAGTTAATGAATATTGGGTTGATGAACCGGGCAGTTGGTGCCACGGCCCTAAATGAAAGAAGCAGCAGATCTCATAG TGTTTTGACTGTTCATGTTCGTGGCGTGGACTTGAAGTCTGACACTTCAATGCGTGGTAGTCTACACCTCGTGGATCTTGCCGGAAGCGAACGAGTGGATCGCTCTGAAGCTACTGGAGATAGGCTTAGGGAGGCACAGCATATAAACAAATCACTGTCTGCTCTCGGGGATGTGATTTTTGCTCTTGCACAGAAGTCTTCACATGTACCGTATAGAAACAGCAAATTAACTCAAGTGCTTCAGAGTTCTTTAG GTGGTCAAGCAAAGACACTTATGTTTGTACAGCTGAATCCGGATGTTCAATCCTTTGCTGAAACTACAAGTACACTGAAGTTTGCAGAGAGGGTTTCTGGTGTTGAATTAGGTGCTGCCCGGAGCAACAAAGAGGGAAGATATGTGAGAGAACTTATGGAACAG GTGGCATCCTTCAGGGACACAATTGCTAAGAAAGATGAGGAGATTGAACGATTGCTGAAGGTTAATAGTAATGGGTTACCCCGTGGCATGAGCTCACTAAGATTTGCGTCTTCCTCTCCAAGAAGACATTCAATTGGGTCTCCTCGACTGAGCCAAAAAAGTCCACGTAGAAGACGCTCAGGATATTATAGTGATAAGCGTTCTGAAGTTAGTTCTCAGCTGTCAATAGATGACCTTAGAAATCGTAGGGAAGATTTTCCTCAGTCAAAGAATGGAGGTAGTTCTCAGTCAATGGATGACTTTAGACATCACAAGGAACATACAAAGCATGAAGGTGAGGCAAACCATTCTGAAGATAGTTCTCCGCTGTCAGCAGATGACTTTAAAGATACTAAGGAACATTCGCTTCGGTCATATCATGGAGGTGAGACAAAGAGTCCCGAAGCTGGTTCTGATAAGTCACTGGATGACTTTAGAAATCATAATGGCCATTCAACTCAACCAAAGTATGGAGGTAGAGGAAAGCATTCTGACGGCAGTTCTGAACAGTCAATAGATGACTTTAGACGTCACAAGGAGCACTCGACTCAACAAAAGCATGGAGATGAGTCAAGTCAAAAAATCATTGAAGATTTTGAGCTCTTGGGCTTTGGTGAGGAAGATTCTGGGGAGAGATTAAGCGACATATCTGATGGCGGTCTCTCAATGGGAACAGAAACCGAGGGTTCCATGGCCAGTTTTATGgagttttcttttttccctGATGTTACAAAACCAACAGAAAATACAAATGCTGGAAATACAGAAGTCACAAAAACTCAAGCTGAGAATGCTCGAGGCGAGAAGACACCATCCCAGCGCACAGTAAG GTTTGCACCATCTAAACTTCCAAAGCCATCACCTAAGTTAGCAGAAACAAAGGCTACTCGGATGTCAGTTATCAGAAGTTCCTCAAAGGCTTTGCCAA GTCCTCGGAAATCTACTGCCGGCAGCAGCTCGTCAGTGAGGTCTTCCAAACGCTGGAATTAA